From Phycisphaerae bacterium, one genomic window encodes:
- a CDS encoding transposase — translation MERCINWLKETRRFAMRYEKLAVNFLAMTQLAIIQRCFRVLHSSDRPWYDARMPER, via the coding sequence GTGGAGCGTTGCATCAATTGGCTGAAGGAGACCCGACGATTCGCTATGCGATACGAGAAATTGGCTGTGAACTTCTTGGCGATGACCCAGCTGGCGATCATTCAGCGGTGCTTCCGGGTATTGCATTCGTCAGACAGGCCCTGGTACGACGCTCGAATGCCAGAGAGGTGA